The following coding sequences are from one Achromobacter sp. B7 window:
- the scpB gene encoding SMC-Scp complex subunit ScpB produces the protein MSMNDSEAILVLETALLCAVQPMQLSDMRKLFGDDEQFDNSKLRGLLETLQANWADGGLELVQLASGWRFQSRPHMQRYLERLSPEKPPKYSRAVMETLAIVAWRQPVTRGDIEDIRGVTVSSQIVKALEDRGWIEVIGHRDAPGRPALFGTTRQFLDDLGLRALDELPPLESAHAAAALAGLDLGEVRQLTGEGAEAPAEGAAEGAAAVGGADAAADGQVSIAEAGEGGEHAQGELAVENMADPEENDPVPVAELSVSEQDAPIDPVDSVESVVSRTEEGANPDDEPTVREQAAGLSNMPTPSGFPDDRFGNDISDMAADPSTAGAAKESVANAKHAEPTDPIDETDHAAPGAAGHEPAFGLDDPVRPEPDAVSTASDEADPAQPGADPDSASPDDDEPAPGRPTQV, from the coding sequence ATGTCGATGAACGATAGCGAGGCAATACTCGTGCTGGAAACCGCGTTGTTATGCGCGGTGCAGCCGATGCAACTGTCCGATATGCGCAAGCTATTCGGGGACGATGAACAATTCGATAACAGCAAGCTACGCGGGCTGTTGGAGACGCTGCAAGCCAATTGGGCCGATGGCGGCCTCGAGCTGGTGCAGCTGGCAAGCGGCTGGCGATTCCAGAGCCGCCCGCATATGCAGCGGTACCTTGAGCGCCTGAGTCCTGAAAAGCCGCCCAAGTATTCGCGCGCGGTCATGGAAACGTTGGCGATTGTTGCCTGGCGCCAGCCCGTTACGCGCGGCGATATCGAAGATATACGTGGCGTGACGGTGTCTTCGCAAATTGTGAAGGCCTTGGAAGATCGTGGCTGGATCGAGGTGATCGGGCATCGCGATGCGCCGGGTCGTCCTGCGCTGTTCGGCACCACGCGACAGTTCCTGGATGATCTGGGGCTGCGCGCGCTGGACGAGTTGCCGCCTCTGGAGTCTGCCCACGCCGCCGCCGCGCTCGCGGGGCTGGACCTGGGTGAAGTCCGGCAACTGACGGGCGAGGGCGCTGAGGCGCCGGCAGAAGGGGCGGCGGAAGGGGCAGCGGCAGTTGGGGGTGCGGACGCCGCTGCCGACGGGCAAGTCAGCATTGCCGAGGCGGGCGAGGGCGGTGAACATGCCCAAGGCGAGCTTGCCGTAGAAAATATGGCCGACCCCGAAGAAAATGACCCTGTTCCAGTTGCGGAATTGTCAGTTTCGGAACAGGATGCACCCATAGACCCGGTCGATAGCGTAGAATCCGTCGTTTCGCGCACAGAAGAAGGCGCGAATCCCGACGACGAACCCACCGTCCGGGAGCAAGCCGCAGGCTTGTCCAATATGCCGACCCCGTCCGGTTTTCCCGACGACAGGTTCGGTAACGACATTTCCGATATGGCCGCCGACCCCTCTACGGCCGGTGCTGCAAAGGAAAGTGTCGCGAACGCAAAACACGCGGAACCGACCGACCCGATTGACGAGACCGATCACGCAGCGCCTGGCGCCGCCGGGCATGAGCCCGCTTTCGGCCTTGATGATCCTGTTCGGCCCGAACCCGATGCCGTTTCCACGGCCTCGGACGAAGCGGATCCGGCGCAACCTGGCGCCGATCCTGATTCGGCGTCCCCTGATGATGACGAGCCCGCCCCTGGCAGGCCTACCCAAGTTTGA
- the kynB gene encoding arylformamidase, translated as MKRLWDISPPVSTASPVFPGDTPYRQQWKWSLTPGCPVNVSEITLSPHIGAHADAPLHYQNGAAAIGAVSLEPFLGPCRVIHAIDCGPLITTDHLAHAALNLPPRVLVRTAKHAAQDWWTDDFSAYAPQTIEWLAERGVMLIGLDTASIDPASSKTLDSHHTILRHDMRVLENLVLDDVPEGDYELIALPLALVQADASPVRAVLREL; from the coding sequence ATGAAACGCTTGTGGGACATTTCCCCGCCCGTCTCCACGGCGTCACCGGTTTTCCCCGGCGACACGCCGTACCGCCAGCAATGGAAGTGGTCGCTGACGCCCGGCTGTCCGGTCAACGTCAGTGAAATCACGCTGTCGCCGCACATCGGCGCCCATGCCGACGCCCCCCTGCACTATCAGAACGGCGCTGCCGCCATCGGCGCGGTCTCGCTGGAACCATTTCTGGGTCCTTGCCGCGTCATCCACGCCATTGATTGCGGCCCGTTGATCACCACGGACCACCTGGCGCACGCAGCGCTGAACCTGCCGCCGCGCGTGCTCGTGCGCACTGCCAAGCATGCGGCGCAAGATTGGTGGACGGACGATTTTTCGGCCTACGCCCCCCAAACCATCGAATGGCTGGCCGAACGCGGCGTCATGCTGATCGGGTTGGATACCGCCAGCATCGACCCCGCGTCCAGCAAGACCCTGGACAGCCACCATACGATCTTGCGGCACGACATGCGGGTACTGGAAAACCTGGTTCTCGATGATGTGCCCGAAGGCGATTACGAATTGATCGCCCTGCCGTTGGCGCTGGTCCAGGCCGATGCCAGCCCGGTACGCGCCGTATTGCGCGAACTGTAG
- a CDS encoding DegQ family serine endoprotease: MKTSQMKPSRLVLALLAAGAIGGAGATAVTGGVSMAANAPTAITATPSINASSPPNFAQITRDFGPAVVNISVSGTRKVSADDDDPFAQFFGQIPGSRGRMPSREVPMRGEGSGFIISADGIILTNAHVVQDAKEVTVKLTDRREYKAKVLGADPQTDVAVLKIDAKNLPVVKVGDVNQLQVGEWVLAIGSPYGLENTATAGIVSAKGRSLPDDTSVPFIQTDVAVNPGNSGGPLFNDRGEVVGINSQIYSRTGGFQGLSFSIPIDVAYKIKDQILEHGKVQHARLGVTVQEVNQDLANSFKLDSPSGALVSSVEKGSAADKAGLQPGDVVRQINGRTIVSSGDLASMITLASPGEKIKLDVWRAGAPKELVATLGGVPKDKTQSASGDQDVQRGQLGLALRPLSPQEQQASGTEGLLIERSAGPAAKAGIEPGDVLLSLNGVPVHNIGQVKEALSKAGKTVALLVQRGEDKIFVPVQIG; this comes from the coding sequence ATGAAGACCTCGCAAATGAAACCCTCGCGCCTTGTGCTGGCGCTGCTGGCCGCTGGCGCCATTGGCGGCGCCGGCGCAACCGCCGTGACGGGCGGCGTGTCGATGGCGGCAAACGCCCCGACCGCCATCACCGCAACGCCATCCATCAATGCTTCCAGCCCGCCCAACTTCGCGCAGATCACGCGTGACTTTGGCCCGGCCGTCGTCAACATCAGCGTCAGCGGCACGCGCAAGGTATCCGCCGACGACGATGACCCCTTTGCCCAGTTTTTCGGCCAGATACCGGGCTCGCGCGGTCGCATGCCGTCGCGTGAAGTTCCGATGCGCGGCGAAGGTTCGGGCTTCATCATCAGCGCCGACGGCATCATCCTGACCAACGCACACGTCGTGCAGGATGCCAAGGAAGTCACCGTCAAACTGACCGACCGCCGCGAGTACAAGGCGAAAGTGCTGGGCGCGGACCCGCAGACCGATGTGGCCGTGCTCAAGATCGACGCCAAGAACCTGCCGGTGGTCAAGGTGGGTGACGTGAACCAGCTGCAAGTGGGCGAATGGGTGCTGGCCATCGGCTCGCCCTACGGTCTGGAAAATACGGCCACGGCCGGCATCGTCAGCGCCAAGGGCCGCTCGCTGCCCGATGACACGTCGGTGCCTTTCATCCAGACGGACGTGGCGGTCAACCCGGGAAATTCGGGTGGCCCGCTGTTCAATGATCGTGGTGAAGTCGTGGGCATCAACTCGCAGATCTACAGCCGCACCGGCGGTTTCCAGGGTCTGTCGTTCTCGATTCCCATCGACGTGGCCTATAAGATCAAGGACCAGATCCTGGAACACGGCAAGGTGCAGCATGCGCGCCTGGGCGTGACGGTGCAGGAAGTGAATCAGGATCTGGCCAATTCGTTCAAGTTGGATTCGCCGTCCGGCGCGCTGGTGTCCAGCGTCGAAAAGGGCAGTGCCGCCGACAAGGCGGGCTTGCAACCGGGTGACGTGGTGCGCCAGATCAATGGCAGGACCATCGTGTCCTCGGGCGACCTGGCGTCGATGATTACGTTGGCTTCGCCCGGCGAAAAGATCAAGCTGGACGTCTGGCGCGCCGGTGCTCCGAAGGAACTGGTCGCTACCTTGGGCGGCGTTCCGAAGGACAAGACGCAGTCGGCGTCCGGCGATCAAGACGTGCAGCGCGGTCAATTGGGCCTTGCCCTGCGCCCCCTGAGCCCGCAGGAGCAGCAGGCCTCGGGCACCGAAGGGTTGCTGATCGAGCGCTCTGCCGGCCCGGCCGCCAAGGCTGGCATCGAACCGGGCGACGTGCTGCTGTCGCTGAACGGCGTGCCGGTGCACAACATCGGCCAGGTCAAGGAAGCGCTGTCCAAGGCCGGCAAGACCGTGGCCCTGCTGGTTCAGCGCGGCGAAGACAAGATCTTCGTGCCGGTGCAGATCGGCTGA
- the radC gene encoding DNA repair protein RadC, which translates to MKLSVRLAKHERPRERLLRHGAAALQDAELLALGLRTGIPGTNVVDLSNRLLERFSGLRGLLGATPEELMAVPGLGAAKSCTLAALLELARRAVEEDLTRPHSVRHPAQVKQYCLTALGHRRVEHCIALYLDNQLRVIATGELARGTLSQASVYPREVVREALRHHAAALIVAHNHPSGMAEPSAADRGFTQQLKQALALVDVKLVDHLIVAGASVISMAELGGL; encoded by the coding sequence ATGAAATTGTCTGTCCGGCTGGCAAAACACGAGCGTCCCCGAGAGCGGCTGCTACGCCATGGCGCAGCAGCGCTCCAGGACGCTGAGCTGCTGGCGCTGGGGCTGCGCACGGGGATTCCGGGCACCAATGTGGTGGATCTGTCCAACCGGCTGCTTGAGCGTTTTTCCGGCCTGCGCGGCCTTTTGGGGGCCACACCCGAGGAACTCATGGCCGTTCCGGGGCTGGGCGCCGCCAAATCCTGCACCCTGGCCGCCCTGCTGGAGCTGGCGCGCCGCGCCGTCGAAGAAGACCTGACCCGGCCCCATTCTGTGCGCCATCCCGCCCAGGTAAAGCAATATTGCCTGACGGCGCTGGGCCATCGGCGGGTGGAACACTGCATTGCCCTCTACCTGGACAACCAGCTACGGGTGATCGCCACGGGCGAACTGGCGCGCGGAACACTGTCGCAGGCATCGGTTTACCCCCGCGAGGTCGTGCGCGAGGCCCTGCGCCACCACGCGGCGGCCCTGATCGTGGCGCATAACCACCCTTCTGGCATGGCCGAGCCCAGCGCGGCGGATCGGGGCTTCACGCAACAGCTGAAACAGGCGCTGGCCCTCGTGGACGTTAAACTGGTCGACCACCTGATCGTGGCCGGCGCGTCGGTCATATCCATGGCGGAACTGGGCGGGCTGTAG
- the ispH gene encoding 4-hydroxy-3-methylbut-2-enyl diphosphate reductase, with protein MSKAVTASDAEVLLAQPRGFCAGVDRAIDIVERAIELHGAPIYVRHEIVHNRYVVEDLRAKGAVFIDELDDAPPGAIVVFSAHGVSKAVRAEAEARGLQVFDATCPLVTKVHIEVARMRAAGREIIMIGHKGHPEVEGTLGQAQGGMYLVETVEDVAGLQVSDPENLAFVTQTTLSVDDAAAVSQALKARFPSIVEPKKSDICYATQNRQDAVKVLAPECDLVLVVGSPNSSNSNRLREVAERKGVASYLIDGAQSIDPAWLVDRKRIGVTAGASAPEILVQQVIDRVKELGAVSVRTMPGLEENVAFPLPKGLSRKSAQTESLE; from the coding sequence ATGAGCAAGGCCGTTACCGCCTCCGACGCCGAAGTCCTGCTGGCGCAGCCGCGTGGCTTCTGTGCCGGTGTGGACCGCGCCATCGACATCGTCGAACGCGCGATCGAACTGCATGGCGCACCGATCTACGTGCGCCATGAAATCGTCCACAACCGCTATGTCGTGGAAGACCTGCGCGCCAAGGGCGCCGTCTTCATCGACGAACTGGACGATGCGCCCCCGGGCGCCATCGTCGTGTTCTCGGCCCATGGCGTGTCCAAGGCGGTGCGGGCCGAGGCCGAGGCTCGCGGCTTGCAGGTGTTTGACGCCACCTGCCCGCTGGTCACCAAGGTGCACATTGAAGTGGCCCGCATGCGCGCGGCCGGCCGCGAGATCATCATGATCGGCCACAAGGGGCATCCTGAAGTCGAAGGCACGCTGGGCCAGGCGCAAGGCGGCATGTACCTGGTCGAAACCGTGGAAGACGTGGCGGGCCTGCAAGTCAGCGACCCGGAAAACCTGGCTTTCGTGACGCAGACGACGCTGTCCGTGGATGACGCGGCGGCGGTGTCGCAAGCGCTGAAGGCGCGTTTTCCCAGCATTGTCGAGCCCAAGAAAAGCGACATCTGCTACGCCACCCAGAACCGCCAGGATGCGGTCAAGGTGCTGGCGCCCGAGTGCGACCTGGTGCTGGTCGTGGGCAGCCCGAACAGTTCCAATTCCAACCGGCTGCGCGAAGTGGCCGAACGCAAGGGCGTGGCGTCCTACCTGATCGACGGCGCGCAATCCATTGACCCGGCCTGGTTGGTTGACCGCAAGCGCATCGGCGTGACGGCGGGAGCTTCGGCGCCTGAAATCCTGGTGCAGCAGGTCATCGACCGCGTCAAGGAATTGGGCGCCGTGTCTGTGCGCACCATGCCGGGCTTGGAAGAAAATGTGGCCTTTCCGTTGCCCAAGGGCTTGTCGCGCAAGTCCGCGCAGACGGAATCGCTGGAATAA
- a CDS encoding GTP-binding protein produces the protein MAGQIEDDKRIGVTVISGFLGSGKTTLLNRLLHEPAYADTVVVVNEYGDIGVDHHLVRLAPANVVLIEGGCLCCVVSGAVVDTLRELFMLAVSRRIKPFRRVIIETSGLADPASTLFMLKHDRFLAERYAYRGAIVLVDVRHGESQLANQPEAARQLALADTVVLSKSDLADAAQLRRVEQAVIAINPGARRCVQRQDAPLAGILREGPDVAARRDGAALSNWLQAFVRPPADRHGQVASFSLFLSSPLGRAAFLAGVSRIQERYGPGILRMKGLVCFEGEALPCEVHGVHGELYPLRALAQWPTDDRASHLVYIVRGLDVAEVRAAVAEALLQSPA, from the coding sequence ATGGCAGGCCAGATTGAAGACGACAAGCGCATCGGCGTAACCGTGATTTCAGGCTTCCTGGGCAGCGGCAAGACCACGCTGCTGAACCGCCTGCTTCACGAGCCCGCCTATGCCGACACCGTGGTCGTGGTCAATGAATACGGCGATATCGGGGTCGATCACCATCTGGTCCGCTTGGCGCCTGCCAATGTCGTCCTGATCGAGGGCGGCTGCCTGTGTTGCGTCGTCAGCGGGGCGGTGGTCGATACGCTGCGTGAGCTTTTCATGTTGGCGGTCAGTCGGCGGATCAAGCCGTTTCGCCGTGTGATTATCGAAACCAGCGGGTTGGCCGATCCCGCTTCGACGCTGTTCATGCTCAAGCACGACCGGTTCCTGGCGGAGCGCTACGCGTATCGCGGCGCAATCGTGTTGGTGGATGTGCGTCATGGTGAATCGCAATTGGCCAACCAGCCCGAAGCCGCGCGGCAGTTGGCCTTGGCAGACACCGTCGTGCTCAGCAAGTCCGACTTGGCCGACGCGGCGCAGTTGCGGCGCGTGGAGCAGGCAGTCATTGCCATTAATCCGGGGGCACGGCGCTGTGTGCAGCGCCAGGATGCGCCGCTGGCCGGCATCTTGCGCGAAGGGCCCGATGTGGCAGCGCGCCGCGATGGTGCTGCCTTGTCGAATTGGCTTCAGGCGTTTGTCCGGCCACCCGCCGACCGGCATGGCCAGGTTGCGAGCTTTTCTTTGTTCTTGTCGTCGCCCCTTGGGCGTGCCGCGTTCCTTGCTGGCGTGTCCCGCATTCAAGAACGCTATGGGCCGGGAATTTTGCGGATGAAGGGGCTGGTGTGCTTCGAAGGGGAGGCGCTGCCTTGCGAGGTGCATGGGGTGCATGGCGAGCTGTACCCCTTGCGCGCACTGGCGCAATGGCCAACAGACGACCGCGCATCGCACCTGGTCTATATCGTGCGTGGCCTGGATGTTGCCGAGGTTCGCGCGGCCGTTGCCGAGGCGTTGTTGCAGTCGCCGGCTTGA
- a CDS encoding LysR family transcriptional regulator, whose protein sequence is MDRLKAMQVFVEVADRGSLSAAAVHLDMSRAMVSRYLAEMEQWVGVRLLHRTTRRLSLTPAGAETLPRCRQMLDMVGDLRSAVSTPEDTPRGLLRITTSMSFGSRHLASAVTDYVKLHPGTSVDLMLVERAVNLVEERVDLAVRITNDLDPNLIARKLAVCRSVVCASPEYLAREGVPARIEDLSLRNCLTHSYFGKSLWRFEREGLPVDVPVSGNISANEVSVLLHAALEGAGIAMLPTYYANEYIAAGRLKAILPQCKPQELGIYGVYASRRQMPLILRSMLDFLVERLGSAPWDKPGA, encoded by the coding sequence ATGGATCGTTTGAAGGCGATGCAGGTGTTTGTAGAGGTTGCTGACCGGGGAAGCCTGTCGGCGGCGGCGGTTCATCTGGACATGTCGCGCGCCATGGTTTCGCGCTATCTGGCTGAAATGGAGCAGTGGGTCGGGGTGCGCTTGCTGCACCGTACGACGCGCCGCCTGAGCCTGACCCCCGCGGGCGCCGAGACGCTACCGCGTTGCCGCCAGATGCTTGATATGGTGGGTGACCTGCGAAGCGCGGTATCCACGCCTGAAGATACCCCTAGGGGGTTGTTGCGAATCACCACCAGCATGTCGTTCGGTTCAAGGCATCTGGCCAGCGCTGTGACGGATTACGTGAAGCTGCACCCGGGCACGTCGGTCGACTTGATGTTGGTCGAGCGCGCCGTCAACCTCGTGGAAGAGCGGGTCGACCTCGCGGTGCGCATCACCAATGACCTGGATCCGAACCTGATCGCTCGCAAGCTGGCGGTTTGCCGGTCGGTGGTGTGTGCATCCCCCGAATATTTGGCCCGAGAGGGGGTGCCAGCTCGAATCGAAGACCTGTCACTGCGAAACTGTCTGACGCATTCTTATTTCGGTAAAAGCCTGTGGCGTTTCGAGCGGGAAGGCTTGCCCGTGGATGTGCCGGTCAGCGGCAATATCAGCGCCAACGAAGTGTCCGTGCTGCTGCATGCCGCGTTGGAGGGGGCGGGTATTGCGATGTTGCCCACTTACTACGCCAATGAATATATTGCGGCGGGGCGTTTGAAAGCGATCTTGCCTCAATGCAAACCCCAGGAATTGGGTATTTATGGCGTTTATGCGTCGCGCAGGCAAATGCCCTTGATACTGCGTTCCATGTTGGACTTTCTGGTTGAGCGCTTGGGTTCGGCTCCTTGGGACAAGCCAGGTGCCTGA
- a CDS encoding ATP-binding protein — protein MSIRLSYSLRARLLFFLLAAIVVGALAQGVIAYRSTLAQADDIFDSLLQRTALSLGTGDGLLSTGPTQSLGAATPMADDLIIQIWTPDGLRVFNSRSRRPLPDQIVLGFSDAKMEGTTYRVYALATPFQVIQVAQDMNVRKHMARELALRTIAPIAAAAPLLMLVVWCVVSWSLRPVKRARAQVAARQPEDLSPVNVQGLPDEIRPLILELNLLLERMRTAFAQQKQFVGDAAHELRSPLAALRLQLQALQRAGDADGRKIAEQRLASGIDRATRLVEQMLSMARHESASEPTPAAPVDLADVLRQALSETLAQANTKAIAIDMDGASEARVQGHRDALTLLARNLLDNAIKHSPEGGRIRLHLQSEADQASFTIDDEGPGIPPAERERVFDRFYRAEGNTQHGSGLGLSIARAIADRHGADIILEDAPGGQGLRARVRFPILR, from the coding sequence ATGAGCATCAGGCTTAGCTACTCACTGAGAGCCCGCCTGCTGTTTTTTCTGCTGGCCGCCATCGTAGTCGGCGCGTTGGCGCAAGGCGTTATCGCGTATCGCAGCACGCTGGCCCAGGCCGACGACATCTTTGATTCGCTGCTGCAACGCACTGCGCTGTCGCTGGGCACGGGCGATGGCTTGCTCAGCACCGGCCCCACGCAAAGCCTGGGCGCCGCAACGCCCATGGCAGACGATCTGATCATTCAAATCTGGACACCCGACGGCCTGCGCGTTTTCAATTCCCGTTCGCGCCGCCCCCTGCCGGATCAGATCGTCCTGGGTTTTTCCGACGCCAAGATGGAAGGCACCACGTACCGCGTGTACGCGTTGGCCACCCCGTTTCAGGTGATACAGGTGGCGCAGGACATGAACGTGCGCAAGCACATGGCGCGCGAGCTGGCGCTGCGAACCATCGCACCCATCGCGGCGGCGGCGCCCCTGTTGATGCTGGTGGTGTGGTGCGTCGTCAGTTGGTCGCTGCGACCCGTCAAGCGTGCTCGCGCCCAAGTGGCGGCGCGGCAACCCGAAGATCTGTCGCCCGTCAACGTGCAGGGCTTGCCCGACGAGATCCGCCCGTTGATTCTTGAATTGAACCTGCTGCTGGAACGCATGCGAACCGCCTTCGCCCAGCAAAAACAATTCGTTGGCGACGCGGCGCACGAGCTGCGCTCGCCACTGGCCGCACTGCGCTTGCAGCTACAGGCTCTGCAACGGGCCGGCGACGCCGACGGCCGCAAAATCGCGGAACAGCGCCTGGCCTCGGGCATTGACCGCGCCACCCGGCTGGTGGAGCAGATGTTGTCCATGGCTCGCCACGAAAGCGCGTCGGAGCCCACGCCCGCGGCCCCCGTGGACTTGGCCGACGTGCTGCGCCAGGCGCTGTCCGAGACGCTGGCACAGGCCAATACCAAGGCGATCGCCATCGACATGGACGGGGCCAGCGAAGCGCGCGTACAAGGCCATCGGGACGCCCTCACCTTGCTGGCTCGCAACCTGCTGGACAACGCCATCAAGCACAGCCCGGAAGGCGGCCGCATCCGGCTGCATCTGCAATCCGAAGCGGACCAGGCGTCTTTCACCATCGACGACGAGGGCCCCGGCATTCCCCCCGCCGAACGCGAGCGCGTCTTCGACCGCTTCTATCGCGCCGAAGGCAACACGCAGCACGGCAGCGGACTGGGCCTGTCAATCGCGCGAGCCATCGCCGATCGCCATGGCGCCGACATCATTCTTGAGGACGCGCCCGGTGGCCAAGGGCTGCGCGCGCGAGTGCGATTTCCCATTTTGCGTTGA
- a CDS encoding peptidylprolyl isomerase, with product MSIASNEVNVFVRPDSYLTLHYRITLASGPGKDSVFTNTFDGRPGTLQMGSGQWAPGLEAALIGHAEGEKFSVTLEPADAYGDRNPELIQRVTRAMLAEHAGADATFEPGDLVEFTAPNGGRYSGVLKEINDESALFDFNHPLAGVRLQLDVALLGVL from the coding sequence TTGAGCATCGCCTCTAACGAAGTGAACGTTTTTGTCCGTCCGGATTCCTACCTGACGCTGCATTACCGAATCACGCTTGCGTCCGGTCCTGGCAAGGACTCTGTGTTCACGAATACTTTCGACGGCCGTCCCGGCACGCTGCAAATGGGCAGCGGCCAGTGGGCGCCTGGCCTGGAAGCCGCGCTGATCGGCCATGCCGAAGGCGAGAAATTCAGCGTCACCCTGGAACCCGCCGACGCCTACGGCGACCGCAACCCCGAACTGATCCAGCGCGTCACGCGGGCGATGCTTGCCGAGCACGCGGGCGCCGACGCCACGTTCGAGCCGGGCGACCTGGTCGAGTTCACCGCCCCCAACGGCGGCCGCTACTCGGGCGTGCTGAAAGAAATCAACGACGAGTCGGCGCTGTTCGACTTCAACCATCCGCTTGCGGGCGTCCGCTTGCAACTGGACGTGGCGCTGCTGGGAGTTCTCTGA
- the maiA gene encoding maleylacetoacetate isomerase, with protein MQLYSYFRSSAAYRVRIALNLKGLTYEYLPVHLLKDGGQQLSDGYRKLNPTALVPTLIDGDAVIGQSLAIIEYLEETHPQSPLLPADPIGRARVRDLALGIACDTHPLNNLRVLKYLKHTLGVDEAAKTAWYKHWVHQGLEALEAQLARSSATGRFCHGDTPTIADLCLVPQVANAQRFECDLSAMPNVTRIDAACRELPAFANAAPGKQPDAE; from the coding sequence ATGCAGTTGTACAGCTACTTCCGCAGCTCGGCCGCGTATCGCGTGCGTATCGCCCTGAATCTGAAGGGCCTGACTTACGAATATTTGCCCGTACACCTGCTGAAGGACGGCGGCCAGCAACTGTCGGACGGCTATCGCAAGCTGAACCCGACGGCGCTGGTGCCGACCTTGATTGATGGCGATGCGGTGATCGGCCAGTCCCTGGCCATCATCGAATACCTGGAAGAAACGCATCCGCAGTCGCCGCTGTTGCCGGCCGACCCGATTGGACGCGCGCGCGTGCGCGATCTGGCACTGGGTATTGCCTGCGACACGCATCCGCTGAACAACCTGCGCGTGCTGAAGTACCTGAAGCACACGCTGGGCGTGGACGAAGCGGCAAAAACCGCTTGGTACAAGCATTGGGTGCATCAAGGCCTGGAAGCGCTGGAAGCCCAGCTGGCACGCTCAAGCGCCACGGGCCGTTTTTGTCATGGCGACACGCCCACCATCGCGGACCTGTGCCTGGTGCCGCAGGTGGCCAATGCGCAGCGTTTCGAGTGTGACCTTTCCGCGATGCCCAACGTGACGCGTATCGATGCCGCCTGCCGCGAGTTGCCGGCTTTCGCAAACGCCGCGCCGGGCAAGCAGCCCGACGCGGAATAA
- a CDS encoding response regulator has protein sequence MRILLVEDDIMIGESVLDCLRAEHYAVDWVRDGSAAESALRTDPYDLILLDLGLPKRDGLALLRELRARKDRTPVLIATARDAVSDRIAGLDAGADDYIVKPYDVDELLARMRALIRRSAGRAEPVFEHEGITIDPQSHAAMVDGTPVALTAREWAVLEPLIARPGMIFSRAQLEEKLYSWKDSVSSNAVEVYIHGLRKKLGPNLIQNVRGVGYVIPKT, from the coding sequence ATGCGCATCCTCCTTGTCGAAGACGACATCATGATTGGTGAAAGCGTGCTGGATTGCCTGCGCGCCGAACACTACGCCGTGGACTGGGTCCGGGACGGCAGCGCTGCCGAATCGGCACTGCGTACCGACCCCTACGACCTCATCCTGCTGGACCTGGGGCTGCCCAAGCGCGACGGCTTGGCCTTGCTGCGCGAGCTACGCGCCCGCAAGGACCGCACGCCTGTCCTTATCGCCACCGCCCGCGACGCCGTCAGCGACCGCATTGCCGGCCTGGACGCAGGCGCGGACGACTACATCGTCAAGCCATACGACGTGGACGAACTGCTGGCGCGCATGCGGGCATTGATACGCCGCAGTGCCGGCCGCGCCGAACCGGTGTTTGAACATGAAGGCATCACGATCGACCCGCAATCGCACGCCGCCATGGTGGACGGCACGCCGGTTGCGCTGACCGCCCGCGAATGGGCCGTTCTGGAACCGCTGATCGCCCGCCCGGGCATGATCTTTTCGCGCGCTCAACTGGAAGAAAAACTCTACAGCTGGAAAGACAGCGTCAGCAGCAACGCGGTTGAGGTTTATATTCATGGCCTGCGCAAGAAACTGGGTCCGAACCTGATCCAGAACGTCAGAGGCGTCGGCTATGTCATCCCCAAAACATGA